A genome region from Trachemys scripta elegans isolate TJP31775 chromosome 2, CAS_Tse_1.0, whole genome shotgun sequence includes the following:
- the LY96 gene encoding lymphocyte antigen 96 isoform X3, with the protein MFQLVFFILFTSGFTESQGKKVLCSSSDVEISHSFCDSMDHVLFLSIVPCSFSESRWKVTLLWIPRSDIIFLESSIHVWYDAANLLEWKNVICSGFDDDYSFCGTLKGETLNTTFEFSGLKMKLPKE; encoded by the exons ATGTTTCAGCTtgtttttttcattctgtttacttCTGGATTCACTGAATCACAAGGAAAAAAAGTGCTTTGCAGCTCCTCAGATGTAGAAATATCGCATTCCTTTTGCG attcTATGGACCATGTTTTGTTCCTTAGTATAGTCCCTTGTTCCTTTAGCGAAAGTCGTTGGAAAGTTACTCTTTTATGGATTCCAA GGAGTGATATCATCTTTTTGGAGAGCAGCATCCATGTATGGTATGATGCTGCAAATTTATTAGAATGGAAAAATGTTATTTGCAGTGGATTTGATGATGACTATTCATTTTGTGGAACTCTGAAGGGAG AGACGCTCAATACAACATTTGAATTTAGCGGTTTAAAGATGAAATTGCCGAAG GAATGA
- the LY96 gene encoding lymphocyte antigen 96 isoform X1 — translation MFQLVFFILFTSGFTESQGKKVLCSSSDVEISHSFCDSMDHVLFLSIVPCSFSESRWKVTLLWIPRSDIIFLESSIHVWYDAANLLEWKNVICSGFDDDYSFCGTLKGETLNTTFEFSGLKMKLPKVLAKVYILYLIYMLKVTKICQIACLHVYFR, via the exons ATGTTTCAGCTtgtttttttcattctgtttacttCTGGATTCACTGAATCACAAGGAAAAAAAGTGCTTTGCAGCTCCTCAGATGTAGAAATATCGCATTCCTTTTGCG attcTATGGACCATGTTTTGTTCCTTAGTATAGTCCCTTGTTCCTTTAGCGAAAGTCGTTGGAAAGTTACTCTTTTATGGATTCCAA GGAGTGATATCATCTTTTTGGAGAGCAGCATCCATGTATGGTATGATGCTGCAAATTTATTAGAATGGAAAAATGTTATTTGCAGTGGATTTGATGATGACTATTCATTTTGTGGAACTCTGAAGGGAG AGACGCTCAATACAACATTTGAATTTAGCGGTTTAAAGATGAAATTGCCGAAGGTACTCGCCAAAGTATATATACTATATCTAATATATATGTTAAAGGTTACAAAAATTTGCCAAATAGCTTGCTTACATGTATACTTTCGCTGA
- the LY96 gene encoding lymphocyte antigen 96 isoform X2, with protein MFQLVFFILFTSGFTESQGKKVLCSSSDVEISHSFCDSMDHVLFLSIVPCSFSESRWKVTLLWIPRSDIIFLESSIHVWYDAANLLEWKNVICSGFDDDYSFCGTLKGETLNTTFEFSGLKMKLPKGIYTIFLRLLSGPSEKNLLLCTNVTLLIK; from the exons ATGTTTCAGCTtgtttttttcattctgtttacttCTGGATTCACTGAATCACAAGGAAAAAAAGTGCTTTGCAGCTCCTCAGATGTAGAAATATCGCATTCCTTTTGCG attcTATGGACCATGTTTTGTTCCTTAGTATAGTCCCTTGTTCCTTTAGCGAAAGTCGTTGGAAAGTTACTCTTTTATGGATTCCAA GGAGTGATATCATCTTTTTGGAGAGCAGCATCCATGTATGGTATGATGCTGCAAATTTATTAGAATGGAAAAATGTTATTTGCAGTGGATTTGATGATGACTATTCATTTTGTGGAACTCTGAAGGGAG AGACGCTCAATACAACATTTGAATTTAGCGGTTTAAAGATGAAATTGCCGAAG ggAATATATACGATTTTTTTAAGATTATTATCTGGTCCTTCTGAGAAGAACTTGCTCCTGTGTACGAATGTCACCTTGTTAATAAAATAG